In Thermobaculum terrenum ATCC BAA-798, one genomic interval encodes:
- a CDS encoding ArsR/SmtB family transcription factor produces the protein MEHAATGQDDRECICVGGDPQSLLEREELEQEASLLRALADPTRLGILKLLAASDRPVCVCELVDRFPLGQPTISHHLGVLRKAGLVSAYRQGTWMYYQIQRSRVRDALACLGELVSVDE, from the coding sequence ATGGAGCACGCGGCTACTGGGCAGGACGATCGGGAGTGCATCTGCGTGGGGGGTGATCCCCAGAGCTTGCTGGAGCGGGAGGAGCTCGAGCAGGAGGCATCCCTGCTGCGCGCCCTGGCCGACCCCACCCGCCTGGGCATACTCAAGCTCTTGGCGGCAAGCGACCGACCGGTGTGCGTCTGCGAGCTGGTCGACAGGTTCCCCTTAGGGCAGCCCACCATCTCGCACCACCTGGGCGTGCTGCGCAAGGCCGGGCTCGTGAGCGCCTACAGGCAGGGCACGTGGATGTACTACCAGATCCAGCGGTCCAGGGTGAGGGACGCCCTCGCATGCCTGGGGGAGCTCGTATCCGTGGACGAGTGA
- a CDS encoding ABC transporter permease, translating into MNSRAILAIARKDVLEVLLNKQLLIVVLMIPIMSAFFLFMGRIIGRETVTNLLVYDPDYKGADAGLVGVVSQGFGDVKVTLADSPEDVARAFGPDRDGSYAVGLVVPGGFEESLRAGERPIVRLYLNGDEVGESRAQLLQAALVNYARGLLAPDPVRIEAQVVNPPRSSPVADINKFYLVTALAFSFVLGSMLAPWLLVEEVEKKTIKVLMVSPASWWDIVLAKALVAGTYQLAMSLLVPVIMWQEVAHLPWLLLFILGGTLFSVALGLLIGGILRSQGAVQAFSGMSVFAYMLPVFLANPLLPTAQGDLGRWIRVLPTYWLTDGISASVLQSPSGGARLVVDLLISLGFALLFGVAAVRYMRRQAEVAAAL; encoded by the coding sequence ATGAACTCGCGCGCGATCCTGGCGATAGCCAGAAAGGACGTCCTGGAGGTGCTGCTCAACAAGCAGCTGCTGATAGTGGTGCTGATGATACCGATCATGTCGGCCTTCTTCCTGTTCATGGGCAGGATTATAGGTCGGGAGACTGTGACTAACTTGCTGGTGTACGACCCGGATTACAAGGGTGCCGATGCGGGCCTCGTGGGCGTGGTGTCTCAGGGGTTTGGCGACGTCAAGGTGACGCTCGCGGACTCGCCAGAGGATGTCGCCAGGGCGTTTGGCCCGGACCGCGACGGCTCCTACGCGGTCGGCCTGGTGGTGCCAGGGGGCTTTGAGGAGTCCCTGCGCGCCGGAGAGCGCCCGATCGTCCGTCTCTACCTGAACGGGGATGAGGTGGGGGAGTCCCGGGCACAGCTCCTGCAGGCCGCCCTAGTGAACTACGCGAGGGGTCTGCTGGCGCCGGATCCCGTCCGGATAGAGGCTCAGGTGGTCAACCCTCCGCGCTCCAGCCCCGTGGCGGACATCAACAAGTTCTACCTGGTCACCGCCCTTGCCTTCTCCTTCGTGCTGGGGTCCATGCTGGCGCCCTGGCTGCTGGTGGAGGAGGTCGAGAAGAAGACCATCAAGGTGCTGATGGTATCACCGGCTTCGTGGTGGGATATAGTGCTGGCCAAGGCGCTCGTGGCGGGCACCTACCAGTTGGCCATGTCCCTCCTGGTGCCGGTCATCATGTGGCAGGAGGTCGCGCACCTGCCGTGGTTGCTGCTGTTCATCCTGGGTGGCACGCTCTTCAGCGTGGCCCTTGGGCTGCTGATAGGCGGCATCCTGCGCTCGCAAGGGGCGGTGCAGGCGTTCTCCGGGATGAGCGTCTTCGCCTACATGCTACCGGTGTTCCTGGCCAACCCGCTGCTACCCACAGCTCAGGGGGACCTCGGGCGCTGGATCCGGGTACTGCCAACCTACTGGCTGACGGACGGCATCTCGGCCTCCGTGCTGCAGAGTCCGTCGGGGGGCGCCCGCCTGGTGGTGGATCTCCTGATCTCGCTGGGGTTTGCCCTATTGTTCGGGGTGGCCGCCGTGCGCTACATGAGGCGACAGGCGGAGGTGGCCGCTGCGCTGTAA
- a CDS encoding ABC transporter ATP-binding protein, producing MEADLAIRVRGVVRCFGTNRALDGVSFEVRRGEIFGLLGPNGAGKTTTIRVLTGQIAPQAGEALVAGCDVVRDRTLLQRRIGVVFEEQLLYERLSARMNLEFACGLYGVDPSRVDEVLELVGLRDRAKDKVSSFSSGMRQRLMIARALIHRPEVLFLDEPSRGLDPAAAAVVHAAVLELKRSGTTILLTTHYMEEAEKLCDRLGFIVRGRVVAVGTPLELRLRHAQPRMRVLLDEDLKERVLDLDNPGQVGQLMSWIAGGRVRSAHTMEDSMADVFLRVAGAKLE from the coding sequence ATGGAGGCAGATCTCGCTATACGTGTAAGGGGCGTGGTGCGCTGCTTCGGCACAAATCGCGCCCTGGACGGCGTCAGCTTCGAGGTGCGTCGGGGGGAGATATTCGGTCTATTGGGCCCGAACGGGGCCGGCAAGACCACCACCATCCGGGTGCTCACCGGCCAGATAGCTCCGCAAGCCGGGGAGGCGCTGGTGGCCGGTTGTGACGTAGTGCGCGACCGGACACTGCTGCAGCGTCGGATAGGGGTGGTGTTCGAGGAGCAGCTGCTCTACGAGCGCCTGTCGGCTCGGATGAACCTCGAGTTCGCCTGCGGCCTGTACGGGGTCGATCCCAGCAGGGTGGACGAGGTGCTGGAGCTGGTGGGCCTGAGGGACCGCGCCAAGGATAAGGTCTCGAGCTTCTCCAGCGGCATGAGGCAGAGGCTGATGATAGCGCGGGCGCTGATCCATCGTCCGGAGGTACTCTTCCTGGACGAGCCCAGCAGGGGTTTGGATCCAGCTGCGGCCGCGGTGGTGCACGCAGCCGTGCTCGAGCTCAAAAGGTCGGGCACCACCATCCTGCTCACCACTCACTACATGGAGGAAGCCGAGAAGCTGTGCGATCGCCTGGGGTTCATAGTGAGGGGGCGCGTGGTGGCCGTCGGCACGCCCCTCGAGCTGCGCCTGCGGCACGCACAGCCTCGGATGCGGGTGCTGCTGGACGAGGACCTCAAGGAGCGGGTGTTGGACCTGGACAATCCAGGGCAGGTGGGCCAGCTGATGAGCTGGATAGCTGGGGGGCGCGTGCGGTCGGCGCACACGATGGAGGACTCCATGGCGGATGTGTTCCTGCGGGTGGCTGGTGCTAAGCTAGAATGA
- a CDS encoding ATP-binding cassette domain-containing protein, which produces MLCVAQLEKIDGGRTVLAIDSLQLADGEVLAVTGPGGSGKTLLIHLLGGLVPPSRGKVLLDGEDVHRSPSARSKIGIVFEEDLLYDRLSVRANVLMTCRLHAAPPRQAMEAIGLLGLDDQANTQVGKLPASRRRRVAIARALSIRPKLLLLDQPSLRTDFDTRELLSQLLRQRAAEGGITVIAEEDVSWAGKLCTQVVELAGGRVVARANASNAVGEQHVPYRIPGRRGDHIVFLDPADVLYITTQEGQTILRTDTDEAYTQMTLQELERRLAGRGFFRAHRAYLVNLQRVRSVVQYTRNSFTLQLDDPAGTMVPLSKQSERELQDLLGY; this is translated from the coding sequence ATGCTCTGCGTGGCACAGCTCGAGAAGATAGATGGAGGCCGCACCGTGCTGGCGATCGACTCCCTGCAGCTCGCCGACGGTGAGGTGCTGGCCGTGACCGGGCCCGGAGGCAGCGGCAAGACCCTGCTCATACACCTGCTGGGGGGGCTGGTGCCCCCCAGCAGGGGCAAGGTATTGCTCGATGGCGAGGACGTGCACCGCTCCCCGAGCGCCCGGTCCAAGATCGGCATCGTGTTCGAGGAAGACCTCCTGTACGATCGCCTGAGCGTGAGGGCCAACGTGCTCATGACCTGCAGGCTGCACGCTGCCCCGCCCCGGCAGGCGATGGAGGCCATAGGGCTGCTGGGGCTGGACGACCAGGCCAACACACAGGTGGGCAAACTCCCCGCCAGCCGCAGGCGGCGCGTGGCGATCGCCCGCGCCCTGTCGATAAGGCCGAAGCTGCTGCTCCTGGACCAGCCCTCGCTGCGCACCGACTTCGACACCAGGGAGTTGCTGTCCCAGCTGCTGAGGCAGCGAGCCGCAGAGGGGGGCATAACGGTCATAGCGGAGGAGGACGTCTCCTGGGCGGGCAAGCTCTGCACCCAGGTGGTGGAGCTCGCGGGCGGCAGGGTGGTGGCCCGAGCCAACGCCTCGAACGCGGTCGGTGAGCAGCACGTCCCCTACAGGATACCTGGGCGCAGGGGCGACCACATCGTCTTCTTGGACCCCGCGGACGTGCTGTACATCACCACGCAGGAGGGGCAGACCATCCTGCGCACGGACACCGACGAGGCGTACACCCAGATGACGCTGCAGGAGCTGGAGCGGCGCCTGGCCGGCAGAGGCTTCTTCAGGGCCCACAGGGCCTACCTGGTGAACCTGCAGCGGGTCAGGTCCGTCGTGCAGTACACCCGCAACAGCTTCACCCTGCAGCTGGACGACCCGGCGGGCACGATGGTGCCCCTCAGCAAGCAGTCCGAGAGGGAGCTACAGGATCTCCTGGGGTACTAG
- a CDS encoding cyclase family protein — translation MSLLQQLVDSLSGGSVEVIDLTSPLSENTPVIQLPPPFANTQSFTRRVVSRYDDKGPAWFWHDLSLGEHVGTHFDAPIHWITGKDGLDVSQVPVHHLVAPAVVIDKSKECAENPDFLLEVEHIQQWQQEHGPIPRGSWLLFRTGWDARAGDPKAFLNVDESGSHTPGVSVECAKWLAEEVPIVGIGVETVGTDAGLAGSFDPPFPCHAFLLGAGKYGLTQLANLSKLPPKGALLIVAPLPIVGGTGSPARVLALVER, via the coding sequence ATGTCCTTACTGCAACAGCTTGTCGATAGCCTGTCAGGGGGGAGCGTGGAGGTGATCGATCTCACCTCGCCCCTCTCGGAGAACACACCGGTCATCCAGCTGCCCCCACCTTTTGCCAACACCCAGAGCTTCACACGACGGGTGGTCAGCAGGTACGATGACAAGGGCCCGGCATGGTTCTGGCACGACCTCTCGCTGGGGGAGCACGTGGGCACGCACTTCGACGCGCCCATACACTGGATCACCGGCAAGGACGGCCTGGACGTGTCGCAGGTGCCGGTACACCACCTGGTGGCTCCTGCCGTGGTGATAGATAAGAGCAAGGAGTGCGCCGAGAACCCCGACTTCCTCCTTGAGGTAGAGCACATCCAACAGTGGCAGCAGGAGCACGGCCCCATACCCCGGGGCTCCTGGTTACTGTTCCGCACCGGCTGGGACGCCAGGGCAGGAGACCCCAAGGCGTTCCTCAACGTCGATGAGAGCGGCTCCCACACCCCCGGGGTATCGGTGGAGTGCGCCAAGTGGCTCGCGGAGGAGGTGCCGATCGTGGGCATAGGCGTGGAGACCGTGGGCACCGACGCGGGCCTGGCGGGGTCGTTCGACCCGCCTTTCCCCTGCCACGCCTTCCTGTTGGGCGCGGGCAAGTACGGCCTCACACAGCTGGCCAACCTGTCCAAGCTGCCCCCGAAGGGCGCGCTGCTGATCGTCGCACCGCTGCCGATAGTAGGTGGGACCGGAAGCCCTGCTCGAGTGCTTGCGCTGGTGGAGAGGTAG
- a CDS encoding thiamine pyrophosphate-binding protein produces the protein MERKIYDAVAETLTYLGVKVFFGLIGSGNFHVSNALCEWGAQFIPARHEGGAITMADAWARLTGLVGVCTVHQGPGLTNTMTGLTEAVKSRTPLLLLAADTAGAAVHSNFKIDQEGLVRSVGAIAERVHGPATVVEDTVRAWWRAQVERRPVVLMLPLDVQSAPFEGKVSIPPIAPIYPARPSGEAVTRTLYALEAAQRPLIIAGRGAVISGARDALEALGEQVGALMATSAAANGLFAGNPWYVGISGGFASPAAAELIASADLVLAFGASLNMWTTRHGKLINPGATVVQVDHEPQALGYHHRVDIAVLGDARQTALELLRELLGHDISRQGWRTDEVARKLAEGCWQRAPYEDRSSELQIDPRTLSRALDEMLPEEKVLVTDSGHFMGYPAMYIRVPDAQGFVFTQAYQSVGLGLATAIGAAIARPDRLTVAALGDGGALMGLSELETVARLGLHMLIVIYNDSAYGAEVHHFGPEGAPLDIVRFPDFDFAPLAEAVGIRGVTVRKLEDLEAVGQWLEAEAEGAMLVDAKVVPDVVAEWLEEAFRGH, from the coding sequence GTGGAGAGAAAGATCTACGACGCGGTAGCTGAGACACTGACCTATCTAGGAGTGAAGGTCTTTTTCGGTCTCATCGGCAGCGGGAACTTCCACGTGAGCAACGCCCTCTGCGAGTGGGGTGCCCAGTTCATCCCGGCCCGCCACGAGGGTGGCGCCATCACCATGGCCGACGCCTGGGCCCGCCTCACAGGACTGGTGGGAGTGTGCACCGTCCACCAGGGTCCCGGGCTGACCAACACGATGACGGGCCTGACCGAGGCCGTCAAGAGCCGCACCCCCCTGCTGCTGCTCGCGGCGGACACGGCGGGAGCGGCCGTCCACTCGAATTTCAAGATAGATCAGGAGGGTCTCGTGCGCTCCGTGGGCGCCATCGCTGAGCGGGTGCACGGCCCCGCCACGGTGGTGGAGGACACGGTGCGCGCCTGGTGGAGGGCACAGGTGGAGAGGCGCCCTGTGGTGCTCATGCTGCCCCTGGACGTGCAGTCAGCCCCCTTCGAGGGGAAGGTGAGCATCCCACCGATCGCGCCGATCTATCCGGCCCGACCCTCAGGGGAGGCCGTGACGAGGACCCTCTACGCGCTGGAGGCCGCCCAGAGGCCGCTGATCATCGCCGGCCGAGGGGCCGTGATCTCCGGAGCGAGGGACGCGCTGGAGGCGCTTGGAGAGCAGGTGGGGGCATTAATGGCTACGTCCGCGGCGGCCAACGGCCTGTTCGCCGGCAACCCCTGGTACGTGGGCATCTCGGGAGGCTTCGCCTCGCCAGCTGCCGCCGAGCTCATCGCTAGCGCCGACCTCGTGCTGGCCTTCGGCGCCTCGCTCAACATGTGGACCACCCGGCACGGCAAGCTCATCAACCCGGGAGCTACGGTCGTGCAGGTCGACCATGAACCCCAGGCACTGGGCTACCACCACAGGGTGGACATCGCAGTGCTGGGCGACGCCCGCCAGACCGCCCTCGAGCTCCTGCGAGAGCTCCTGGGGCACGACATCTCTCGCCAGGGATGGAGGACCGATGAGGTCGCCAGGAAGCTGGCCGAGGGCTGCTGGCAGCGGGCCCCGTACGAGGACCGCAGCAGCGAGCTGCAGATCGACCCTCGCACCCTATCCCGCGCGCTCGACGAGATGCTGCCCGAGGAGAAGGTGCTGGTCACCGACTCCGGCCACTTCATGGGCTACCCCGCGATGTACATCCGGGTGCCGGACGCCCAGGGCTTCGTGTTCACCCAAGCCTACCAATCCGTCGGCCTGGGCCTGGCTACGGCGATAGGCGCCGCCATCGCCCGTCCCGACAGGCTCACCGTGGCCGCTCTGGGGGACGGCGGCGCGCTGATGGGGCTCTCCGAGCTGGAGACCGTCGCGCGCCTGGGGCTGCACATGTTGATCGTGATCTACAACGACTCCGCCTACGGCGCCGAGGTGCACCACTTCGGTCCCGAGGGCGCGCCGCTGGACATCGTCCGCTTCCCGGACTTCGACTTCGCGCCGTTGGCCGAGGCCGTGGGCATCCGAGGCGTGACCGTGCGCAAGCTCGAGGACCTGGAGGCCGTCGGGCAGTGGCTGGAAGCGGAGGCCGAGGGAGCCATGCTGGTGGACGCCAAGGTCGTCCCCGATGTGGTCGCCGAATGGCTCGAGGAGGCCTTCCGAGGCCACTAA